The following coding sequences are from one Paenibacillus tundrae window:
- a CDS encoding diacylglycerol kinase → MKKARLIYNPTSGREEMKKRLADILQRLDQGGIEASCHATTGEGDATREAELAIERGYDMIIAAGGDGTLYEVINGMAERENRPPLGVFPLGTTNDFARALGIPRQWEDYVDLVINQQLRPLDLGKVNDKYFINIAGGGSLTELTYEVPSRLKTMIGQLAYYMKGIEKMASLSPQELIIRAAGQEEIHDEFMLFLIANTNSVGGFEKLAPGATIDDGLFDVIGVRKCNLADMIRLVTLALRGEHLNDKKVVHFQTDYMEVTSPGYVQLNLDGELGGTLPATFKNLRHHLMLYR, encoded by the coding sequence ATGAAAAAAGCTCGTTTAATATATAATCCGACCTCAGGCCGGGAAGAAATGAAGAAACGTCTGGCTGATATTTTGCAACGTTTGGATCAGGGTGGTATTGAAGCTTCATGTCATGCAACAACGGGTGAGGGAGATGCAACCCGGGAAGCGGAACTCGCCATTGAACGTGGATACGATATGATTATTGCTGCTGGTGGCGATGGGACGCTATATGAAGTCATCAACGGTATGGCTGAGCGTGAGAATCGTCCACCATTAGGCGTGTTTCCACTCGGAACGACCAATGATTTTGCGCGTGCACTGGGAATTCCAAGGCAGTGGGAGGATTACGTCGATCTGGTGATTAACCAACAGCTTCGTCCTCTGGATCTTGGGAAGGTGAACGATAAATATTTTATCAACATCGCAGGTGGAGGTTCATTGACTGAGCTGACCTATGAAGTGCCGAGCCGTCTAAAAACGATGATTGGGCAACTAGCCTATTACATGAAGGGCATTGAGAAAATGGCGAGCCTGTCTCCGCAGGAGCTAATTATCCGCGCAGCAGGTCAGGAGGAAATTCATGACGAATTCATGTTATTCCTGATCGCTAATACGAACTCCGTTGGAGGCTTCGAGAAGCTTGCCCCAGGTGCGACGATTGATGATGGACTGTTCGATGTCATTGGTGTGCGCAAATGTAACCTGGCTGACATGATCCGCCTCGTGACGCTTGCATTACGTGGTGAGCATCTGAACGATAAGAAGGTTGTTCACTTCCAGACGGATTATATGGAAGTGACTTCGCCAGGCTATGTGCAATTGAACCTGGATGGAGAGCTGGGCGGTACGCTCCCGGCAACGTTTAAGAATCTGCGTCACCATTTGATGCTGTATCGTTGA
- a CDS encoding YerC/YecD family TrpR-related protein encodes MQLKKLNDKSIEQLFEAILTLKDIEECYVFFDDLCTVNEIQSMSQRLEVARMLGKGNTYNQIEAETGASTATISRVKRCLNYGNDGYKMTLERLGR; translated from the coding sequence ATGCAGCTGAAAAAGCTAAATGATAAAAGTATTGAGCAATTATTCGAAGCTATCTTAACACTGAAAGATATTGAAGAATGTTATGTGTTCTTTGATGATCTATGCACAGTAAATGAGATTCAATCGATGTCTCAACGTTTGGAAGTTGCCCGTATGCTTGGTAAAGGCAACACGTATAATCAGATTGAAGCGGAGACAGGCGCAAGCACTGCGACGATTTCCCGCGTTAAACGTTGCCTGAACTATGGTAATGATGGATATAAAATGACCTTGGAACGTCTGGGACGCTAA
- a CDS encoding GH36-type glycosyl hydrolase domain-containing protein, whose translation MIKVTEDNQYVELTSPTILPKASGFLWNEKMMIHVNCRGYAVAQFMQPEPAKYSYAPNLEAKTFMQPEQPYFAHHPGRFVYIKDEESGELFSAPYEPVRKQADQYTFAVGKNDIHWRVVQDDICIEMSLRLPKEDVMELWRVRVTNLSSRKRKLSIYPYFTVGYMSWMNQSGSYVENLQSIVCSAITPYQKYQDYSKIKNYKDKTYLLAEHKPVSWEVNQESFEGEGGLHAPSALQSDTLRGGDARYETPVAVLQYRLELDAGAEQDYRFIFGPAYDEAEIESVRQHYFLSKNEKGQDGFTAAEQEYADYVAAGQGNIQIETPDGWLDNIVNHWLPRQMYYHGKTNRLSTDPQTRNYLQDNMGMSYIQPQIARAAFLTAMSQQQISGAMPDGIILHPDAELKYINQIPHTDHCIWLPVCLKTYLDETNDYSILEEQVSFADSEQQASVLEHMNLAMRWLIHERDGRGLNYINQGDWCDPMNMVGYKGIGVSGWLTIATAYAFNVWADIAEQAGHAEVAGEFRQEATQTNAVANEYLWDGNWYARGITDDNVVFGVSTDVEGRIYINPQSWALMSGAADQEKREKLIRAVEEQLESPYGVEKLAPSFTAMREDVGRVTQKHPGSAENGAVYNHAAAFYIYSLYLVGEKERAYRLLRKMIPGPNAEDIIQRGQLPVFIPNYYRGAYRQFPRTAGRSSNLFNTGTVPWVYRCVIDGLFGLQGHPRGLLVRPQLPEDWNKASVTRLFRGAELRVNMEKDASVQAMEVHVNGQRIDGDIITDIQAGTTYDVLVKLPL comes from the coding sequence ATGATTAAAGTAACGGAAGATAATCAATATGTTGAATTGACAAGCCCGACGATTCTACCGAAGGCATCCGGATTTTTGTGGAATGAGAAGATGATGATCCATGTGAATTGCCGGGGGTATGCTGTGGCTCAATTTATGCAACCGGAACCTGCCAAATACTCATACGCGCCCAATCTGGAAGCCAAAACGTTTATGCAACCGGAACAGCCATATTTTGCTCACCATCCAGGACGATTTGTATATATCAAAGACGAAGAAAGTGGCGAACTTTTCTCAGCACCATATGAACCAGTTCGTAAACAGGCCGACCAATATACCTTCGCTGTAGGTAAAAACGATATTCATTGGAGAGTTGTTCAAGACGATATTTGCATCGAAATGTCCCTGCGTCTACCGAAGGAAGATGTGATGGAGCTATGGCGAGTGCGAGTGACGAACCTGTCTTCGAGAAAACGCAAGCTTAGTATCTATCCGTATTTTACGGTCGGCTATATGTCATGGATGAACCAATCCGGTTCATATGTAGAGAATCTGCAGAGTATCGTCTGCTCGGCGATTACGCCGTACCAGAAGTATCAGGATTATAGCAAAATCAAGAACTATAAGGACAAGACCTATCTGCTTGCAGAGCATAAACCAGTCTCTTGGGAAGTGAATCAAGAGAGCTTCGAAGGCGAAGGTGGACTTCATGCTCCTTCGGCTCTTCAATCGGATACACTACGTGGTGGAGATGCACGGTATGAGACGCCTGTGGCTGTGCTGCAATATAGATTGGAGCTGGATGCAGGCGCGGAGCAGGACTATCGATTTATCTTTGGCCCGGCTTATGATGAAGCAGAGATTGAGAGCGTCCGCCAGCACTACTTTTTGAGCAAAAATGAAAAGGGACAGGACGGATTTACCGCAGCCGAGCAGGAATATGCGGATTATGTTGCTGCAGGGCAAGGCAATATCCAGATCGAGACGCCGGATGGTTGGCTGGACAATATTGTGAATCACTGGCTACCTCGCCAAATGTACTATCATGGTAAGACTAATCGTCTATCCACCGATCCGCAGACACGAAACTATTTGCAGGACAATATGGGCATGAGCTATATTCAGCCACAGATTGCGAGGGCTGCCTTCCTAACTGCCATGTCTCAGCAGCAGATCAGCGGCGCGATGCCGGACGGTATTATTTTGCACCCGGACGCAGAGTTGAAATATATTAACCAGATTCCTCATACCGACCACTGTATCTGGCTTCCGGTCTGCCTCAAGACGTATTTGGATGAAACGAATGATTATAGCATTTTGGAGGAACAGGTTTCTTTTGCAGACAGTGAGCAGCAGGCATCGGTATTGGAACATATGAATCTTGCGATGCGCTGGCTGATCCATGAGCGGGATGGCCGAGGGTTGAACTACATTAACCAGGGTGACTGGTGTGATCCGATGAACATGGTAGGATACAAAGGCATTGGGGTGTCCGGTTGGCTAACCATTGCAACGGCATATGCATTTAACGTGTGGGCAGATATTGCTGAACAGGCAGGGCATGCTGAGGTTGCAGGAGAGTTCCGTCAGGAAGCCACGCAGACTAATGCAGTAGCGAATGAGTACCTCTGGGATGGTAACTGGTATGCGCGGGGCATTACGGATGATAATGTCGTGTTTGGTGTAAGCACGGATGTGGAAGGACGCATCTATATCAACCCTCAGAGCTGGGCACTCATGAGCGGGGCTGCGGATCAAGAGAAGCGGGAGAAGTTAATCCGTGCGGTAGAGGAGCAGTTGGAGTCCCCATATGGTGTCGAGAAGCTCGCGCCGTCCTTCACAGCTATGCGTGAGGATGTGGGACGGGTTACGCAAAAGCATCCCGGAAGCGCAGAGAACGGAGCGGTATATAACCATGCTGCAGCATTCTATATCTATTCGTTGTATCTGGTCGGAGAGAAGGAGAGAGCCTATCGTTTGCTGCGTAAAATGATACCAGGCCCCAATGCCGAGGATATAATCCAGCGTGGACAACTACCTGTATTTATTCCCAATTATTATCGCGGAGCCTATCGCCAATTCCCACGTACAGCCGGACGATCCAGTAATCTGTTCAACACAGGTACGGTACCTTGGGTCTATCGTTGTGTGATTGACGGTCTGTTCGGATTGCAAGGTCACCCGCGAGGGCTTCTAGTTCGCCCACAACTACCTGAGGATTGGAACAAAGCTTCAGTTACACGGTTGTTCCGCGGGGCTGAGTTGCGCGTAAACATGGAGAAGGATGCATCTGTTCAGGCGATGGAAGTTCATGTGAATGGTCAGCGGATTGATGGCGATATCATCACAGATATTCAAGCTGGCACAACATATGATGTACTGGTGAAACTGCCTTTGTAG
- a CDS encoding type 1 glutamine amidotransferase family protein translates to MNNTVYLYVFDTMSDWEIGYLTAELNSGRYFRQGLSPVKIVTVGIAKTPVTTMGGLKIIPEVTVDECSIKSIDALILPGGNTWTEAVHEPILKIAKICLEEGIVVGAICGATIGLAQAGLLDSRRHTSNDMAYLKMICPSYTGEEYYNMESAVTDGKLITASGVAPLEFSVHVLKELDVFSPKTLDAWYRLNKTHEPTYFYELMNSIQ, encoded by the coding sequence ATGAATAATACCGTATATCTTTATGTGTTTGATACCATGTCCGATTGGGAGATCGGTTATTTAACCGCCGAATTGAACTCTGGAAGATACTTCAGACAGGGGCTGTCTCCAGTAAAAATAGTCACTGTTGGAATAGCAAAGACGCCAGTAACAACCATGGGCGGATTGAAAATAATACCTGAAGTTACAGTGGATGAATGCAGTATTAAAAGCATAGATGCACTTATTTTACCTGGTGGAAATACATGGACAGAAGCTGTTCACGAGCCCATATTAAAAATAGCCAAGATATGTTTAGAGGAAGGGATCGTCGTTGGAGCAATTTGCGGTGCTACCATAGGACTTGCTCAAGCAGGTTTGCTAGATTCACGTCGGCACACAAGTAATGATATGGCCTACCTTAAAATGATCTGCCCCTCTTACACAGGCGAAGAATATTACAATATGGAATCTGCGGTCACCGATGGGAAATTGATCACTGCATCCGGAGTAGCTCCATTAGAGTTTTCCGTTCATGTGTTAAAAGAGTTAGATGTGTTTTCTCCCAAAACGTTGGATGCTTGGTATCGTCTTAATAAAACTCATGAACCTACATATTTCTACGAGTTAATGAATTCAATCCAATGA
- a CDS encoding helix-turn-helix transcriptional regulator codes for MSKNDNMLTILWMLNSGEKWTAKQISEKLEISIRTVYRYIDALCASGVPIISDSGHNGGYSLLHNFIKSPLLFSMDEKKTLLHAALFAKEAGYPLSEALENATSKLKMYSNQEQERLLSHQLAGFEVINRKGYPAVQPVLQELEYAVANEESVEICYRKKHEEQSQNRVIDPYGVVNWNNKWYTIAFCHLRNEIRSFRVERILNITRTPFSFSRPKDFSARTFFIGNLLPDVAGKPGLISLIVGGRAEALDDLCLHWFLEHHLQERTATQATFLLEEDLLYTHVPYIIFPYGKSIHVIEPQNLKNKLVAVASELMEYYQA; via the coding sequence ATGTCCAAAAATGATAATATGCTAACCATACTATGGATGTTGAATTCGGGAGAGAAATGGACAGCCAAGCAAATATCAGAAAAGTTAGAGATAAGTATAAGAACCGTTTATCGGTATATTGATGCATTATGTGCCAGTGGGGTTCCGATCATATCTGACTCAGGCCACAATGGCGGGTATAGCTTGCTGCACAATTTTATTAAGTCCCCCCTACTATTTAGTATGGATGAAAAAAAGACATTGCTTCATGCTGCCCTATTTGCCAAAGAAGCCGGATATCCGTTGAGTGAAGCATTAGAGAATGCAACATCCAAGTTGAAAATGTATTCGAATCAGGAGCAGGAAAGGTTACTAAGCCATCAATTAGCCGGGTTTGAAGTGATAAATCGGAAGGGCTACCCCGCTGTTCAGCCGGTATTGCAAGAACTAGAGTATGCTGTAGCAAATGAAGAGTCTGTAGAAATTTGTTATCGCAAAAAACATGAAGAGCAGTCGCAAAATAGGGTGATTGACCCGTATGGCGTGGTGAATTGGAACAATAAGTGGTACACGATTGCATTTTGCCACCTTCGGAATGAGATCCGAAGCTTTCGGGTAGAACGAATTCTGAACATCACACGCACGCCATTCTCTTTTAGTCGTCCCAAAGATTTTTCAGCGCGTACTTTTTTTATAGGAAATCTACTGCCAGATGTAGCAGGTAAACCCGGATTAATCTCTTTAATTGTTGGTGGCAGGGCAGAGGCGTTGGATGATTTATGCTTACACTGGTTTTTGGAGCATCATTTACAGGAGCGAACAGCAACGCAAGCCACTTTTTTACTTGAAGAAGATTTACTGTATACACATGTTCCTTATATCATTTTTCCTTATGGGAAATCCATTCACGTTATAGAGCCACAGAATCTCAAGAATAAACTCGTGGCGGTAGCATCAGAGTTAATGGAATATTATCAAGCTTAA
- a CDS encoding sirohydrochlorin chelatase yields MKKPGVLIISHGSQEQTWVDSVDDAIAQLNLPEAMPVEAGFLELVEGRLIQDGIDRLEAQGVTDLLVVPLFVSSGSTHVDEIEYAIGAKDAPERETDLEPFHVTAKVYFGYPVDNDPDIAVMVWDKVKSLSQKPEQETILLVGHGSIRDGFRQRWEAGIASLAERVREVSGVAHTDYALLNPESVYDKAKYWGEERGSRVIVAPLFLSAGYFTMNVIPERLKDLNYAYRGETLLPHPLLGQWLERQIRILLDRCRATEV; encoded by the coding sequence ATGAAGAAGCCGGGTGTACTTATCATTAGTCACGGCTCTCAGGAGCAGACCTGGGTAGACTCCGTCGATGACGCGATCGCTCAGTTAAACCTACCTGAGGCTATGCCTGTTGAAGCCGGTTTTCTTGAACTTGTGGAAGGACGCCTGATCCAGGACGGTATCGACCGACTGGAAGCACAAGGCGTTACCGATCTCTTAGTTGTACCTCTATTTGTATCTTCGGGCAGTACGCATGTGGATGAGATAGAGTATGCGATTGGCGCCAAAGACGCGCCAGAACGTGAAACTGATCTGGAACCGTTCCATGTCACAGCCAAGGTATACTTCGGCTATCCGGTCGATAACGATCCTGATATCGCTGTTATGGTGTGGGATAAAGTGAAGTCACTGTCACAGAAGCCTGAACAAGAAACGATTCTGCTGGTGGGTCATGGAAGTATCCGTGATGGATTCCGTCAGCGCTGGGAAGCAGGTATTGCTTCACTTGCGGAACGGGTTCGTGAGGTTAGTGGTGTAGCACACACAGATTATGCTTTGCTTAACCCGGAGAGCGTGTACGATAAGGCAAAGTATTGGGGTGAAGAGCGGGGGAGCCGAGTGATCGTGGCGCCGCTGTTTTTGAGTGCCGGTTATTTCACCATGAACGTTATTCCGGAGCGCCTGAAGGATCTGAATTACGCATATCGCGGTGAGACGTTGCTTCCACATCCGCTCTTAGGTCAGTGGCTGGAACGGCAGATCCGTATTTTGTTAGACCGATGTCGTGCGACTGAGGTGTAA
- a CDS encoding helix-turn-helix domain-containing protein → MDYKEINPQIEYFINRRSTPNWIIEDATTNFIDLSFFTSGKAVYKVNDEYVEVNQGDLICIPQDSRRSATTDANNPIESFAINFQLYDIKGNHVELPFPLITHIGFSEELLSLYNELTLVWLKKEPGFEIKARALLLMILHQYFKRFYYKINVQNIDSRIQKTIKYILNNLHHPIKVEELANIAGVTTAYYGTLFKKCTGSSVKEYINKMKISNAENILLSGEFTVMDAAYKCGFEDIFYFSKLFKKIKGYPPSKILLDKKMTELTVPQQHSSYNQEQE, encoded by the coding sequence ATGGACTACAAAGAAATCAATCCGCAAATCGAATATTTCATCAATAGGCGTTCCACTCCGAATTGGATTATTGAAGATGCGACAACGAACTTTATTGATTTATCCTTTTTCACAAGTGGGAAAGCTGTTTACAAAGTGAATGATGAATATGTTGAAGTCAATCAGGGCGATCTCATATGTATTCCACAAGACAGTCGGCGAAGCGCAACTACGGATGCGAACAATCCGATCGAAAGTTTTGCTATTAATTTTCAGTTATATGATATTAAGGGCAATCATGTGGAGCTTCCCTTTCCGTTGATAACCCATATTGGCTTCTCCGAAGAATTATTATCTTTATATAATGAACTGACACTTGTGTGGTTGAAGAAAGAGCCGGGATTTGAAATAAAAGCTCGTGCGCTGCTCTTGATGATTCTTCATCAATATTTCAAGCGCTTCTATTATAAAATTAACGTTCAGAACATAGACAGCAGAATCCAGAAAACCATCAAATATATCCTGAACAATCTCCACCATCCGATCAAAGTAGAAGAACTTGCTAATATTGCCGGCGTAACAACCGCATATTACGGAACACTTTTCAAGAAGTGTACAGGCTCTTCTGTAAAAGAATATATTAATAAAATGAAGATTAGCAATGCGGAGAATATTCTGCTTAGCGGTGAGTTTACCGTAATGGATGCCGCATATAAATGCGGTTTTGAAGATATCTTTTATTTCAGCAAGCTATTCAAAAAAATCAAAGGATATCCACCCTCCAAAATCCTATTGGACAAAAAAATGACCGAATTGACGGTTCCTCAACAACATAGTTCTTACAATCAGGAACAGGAGTAA
- a CDS encoding tyrosine protein kinase, giving the protein MPQHYYHRQPTPRQRPSSHPHRQRQAYTSAYAPPGVIQRSLNEAPVQSMYPGVEPYYPNFAEVEASGLVPYGQGAPAPNFYAGGAPVSAPIPVQEPASSGSSGFSLANIGELKGMIDRFGGIDGIMSGIGKMQKVVGGIQQMAPMMKLVMGILPFGKGKNNNSEADADYEEYSSPRPRKRRKKTTTTPRRRSNTVKRKASSTKRRPKSSKR; this is encoded by the coding sequence ATGCCACAGCATTATTATCACCGCCAGCCTACGCCACGGCAACGTCCGTCTTCCCATCCACATCGGCAACGGCAGGCTTATACTTCAGCCTATGCACCGCCAGGGGTTATCCAACGTTCATTAAATGAGGCTCCGGTTCAATCCATGTATCCTGGCGTGGAACCCTATTACCCAAACTTCGCTGAAGTGGAGGCATCTGGACTGGTTCCTTATGGGCAAGGTGCACCTGCCCCCAATTTTTATGCCGGAGGCGCCCCAGTCAGTGCCCCGATTCCGGTTCAAGAGCCTGCATCATCTGGTAGCTCTGGGTTCTCACTTGCCAACATCGGTGAATTAAAAGGAATGATCGACCGTTTCGGTGGTATTGATGGCATCATGAGCGGCATCGGCAAAATGCAAAAAGTTGTCGGCGGTATTCAGCAAATGGCTCCAATGATGAAACTGGTGATGGGAATTTTACCGTTTGGTAAAGGGAAAAACAATAACAGCGAGGCAGATGCGGATTATGAGGAATATTCTTCACCTCGACCACGTAAACGCCGCAAAAAAACGACAACAACTCCTCGTCGCCGTAGCAACACGGTAAAACGTAAAGCAAGTTCCACCAAACGTCGTCCCAAAAGCAGCAAACGTTAA
- the rlmD gene encoding 23S rRNA (uracil(1939)-C(5))-methyltransferase RlmD, producing the protein MSNTNRSGRGKNRRNSAASQGQGNASASRQSSQSSRPSTRQQGKGGRPQGASLSTVRPQGRARESASIEGLPVSKNEETVIDIIGMNHDGEGVGRANGYTLFVQGALPGETVRVRVMKTKKQYGYAKLLEIVKASPDRVSAPCPIYDQCGGCQIQHMSYAGQLAWKRQLVVDNLQRIGKLNVMVEDAETLASNLQEDVSVDAAKLEGQLEQDANQTTGQATSDANSNESNRIRLRLEGIANEEDTAHGIRVLPTMGMTEPWRYRNKAQVPIGVTEGGLVGGFYAKGSHRIIDMETCLIQHEHNDEVVAKVKEIGSHFGISAYNEETGRGLLRHVVVKKAFRTGEMMLVLVTNGRDIPYKDEWIGSIREAIPHVASICQNVNKKQTNVIFGDETRVLWGRDVIYDFIGDVQFAISARSFYQVNPVQTEVLYGKTVEYAGLSGKETVIDAYCGIGTISLFLAQHADQVYGVEIVPEAIEDARSNAMLNEMKNVKFEVGASEDVIPRWKEQGIEADVIVVDPPRKGCDPRLLDTILEMRPERVVYVSCNPSTLARDLRVLEDGGYRTVEVTPVDMFPHTVHVESVAMLTRNA; encoded by the coding sequence TTGTCTAATACGAACCGCAGCGGTCGTGGAAAAAACCGCCGGAATTCGGCTGCCTCTCAGGGGCAAGGGAACGCATCAGCATCCCGTCAGTCGAGTCAATCATCTCGTCCATCTACACGTCAGCAAGGGAAAGGGGGACGGCCACAAGGTGCATCTCTTTCTACCGTTCGTCCGCAGGGGCGTGCGCGTGAATCTGCGTCAATCGAAGGATTACCAGTTAGCAAAAACGAAGAGACGGTCATCGACATTATTGGCATGAACCATGATGGTGAGGGCGTAGGCCGTGCCAATGGATACACACTCTTTGTGCAAGGTGCACTTCCGGGCGAAACTGTACGTGTGCGTGTGATGAAAACCAAGAAGCAGTATGGCTATGCTAAGCTACTGGAGATTGTGAAGGCGAGCCCGGATCGAGTATCTGCGCCATGTCCAATTTATGATCAGTGCGGTGGCTGCCAGATCCAGCATATGAGTTATGCTGGACAGCTTGCGTGGAAACGCCAGCTCGTGGTGGATAATTTGCAGCGGATTGGTAAGCTGAATGTGATGGTGGAGGACGCGGAGACACTGGCATCCAACTTGCAGGAAGATGTATCAGTGGATGCGGCGAAGCTTGAGGGACAGTTGGAACAGGATGCGAATCAGACAACTGGACAGGCTACTTCCGATGCTAACAGTAACGAAAGTAACCGCATCCGTCTGCGACTAGAAGGTATCGCAAACGAAGAAGACACAGCGCATGGTATTCGCGTACTCCCTACGATGGGCATGACCGAGCCTTGGCGTTACCGCAATAAGGCACAGGTGCCGATTGGTGTAACGGAAGGTGGACTAGTGGGTGGATTTTATGCAAAAGGTAGCCACCGGATTATCGACATGGAAACATGCCTCATCCAGCATGAGCACAACGACGAAGTGGTTGCGAAGGTGAAGGAGATCGGCAGTCATTTTGGAATTAGTGCGTATAACGAAGAGACTGGCCGTGGACTGTTGCGTCATGTCGTTGTGAAAAAGGCGTTCCGTACAGGCGAGATGATGCTCGTGCTTGTTACCAATGGTCGAGATATTCCGTACAAGGACGAATGGATTGGCAGTATCCGTGAAGCGATCCCGCATGTGGCGAGTATCTGCCAGAACGTGAACAAGAAACAAACGAACGTGATCTTCGGGGATGAAACCCGCGTCCTATGGGGCCGTGATGTAATCTATGACTTTATTGGCGATGTGCAATTTGCGATCTCAGCTCGTTCATTCTATCAGGTGAACCCGGTTCAGACGGAAGTGCTGTATGGGAAAACGGTAGAGTACGCTGGACTCAGCGGCAAAGAAACAGTTATTGATGCCTATTGCGGCATCGGTACAATTTCTCTTTTCCTCGCACAGCATGCGGATCAGGTATATGGGGTTGAAATTGTGCCTGAAGCTATCGAGGATGCTCGTAGCAATGCGATGTTGAACGAGATGAAGAACGTGAAGTTCGAAGTTGGTGCATCTGAAGACGTGATTCCACGTTGGAAAGAGCAAGGTATCGAAGCCGATGTCATCGTCGTCGATCCACCGCGTAAAGGCTGTGATCCTCGTTTGCTAGATACCATTCTGGAGATGAGGCCAGAGCGCGTGGTGTACGTGAGTTGTAACCCAAGTACGTTGGCACGTGACCTGCGTGTGCTGGAGGATGGCGGATATCGCACGGTGGAGGTTACGCCGGTTGATATGTTCCCGCATACCGTGCATGTGGAGTCTGTAGCGATGCTCACAAGAAATGCTTAA